From the genome of Malus domestica chromosome 04, GDT2T_hap1, one region includes:
- the LOC139195001 gene encoding uncharacterized protein: MFVQPQTSPFSHTLSQIRQNPSTTSETSPPPSLPISTTILHLHTFHTTPIHYPQALPCPYTIHNPFYITKTPQKSSSPNLPQGEEKETVHENCLALQSELLNNFRYKCMTRSSKSVQANILEFDDDFERTLRRTRRQQASNPPSPEPHCEENEFEEEEEPTARVVEENQEMAADNRTIKELSASGLDNAAPLCIQYPAAAQGKTEEFELKSSLLHHVPKYHGLSMEDPNKHLKEFEVVCSSMTPVNVDGNILKMKAFPFSLMDKAKDWLYELAPGTVTSWESMKRAFLEKFFPTSRVILLRKRISGIQQSQGESFPTYYERFKTLVASCPQHQMKEELLLQYFYEGLLPMERQMLDASAGGALVDMTPVAAKTLIANRAHNAQQYEGVGQRDTPRSHHVNEVSSISELQSQMANLTSMLSQFVEGPKTQGTTICGVCSIRGHQSDQCPQLIENGGWESAHAVGYGNQNQPRGDPFSNTYNQGWRDHPNFRWRDAQQPAQQGGFRQPPGFFPRPMAPQPPPQAQSSQNNSGTSMNDDKTYQLLTTMAQGLQTQAKEVNELKKQMGQMAEFLGQIRENGKLPSTTVVNPKGGFESAKAITLRSGKEVGSKAHESAQNKEEEPSHPTARVAPPMPQPPKPSHPSTSEKIGTDHSAPNTKVASRAMQDEGIKVEHKDPTATALKIPNVAENTMRKKVHVAATSSQHQGKAPSPNPIPIKVDSWFPSLVQVVEEIPLHAVGSNGA; encoded by the exons atgtttgtgcagccacaaacatctccattcagccacacactctcccaaattcgtcaaaacccatccacaacctcagaaaccagtcctcctccatctctgccgatttccaccaccattcttcatctccacaccttccacacaacacccatacactacccccaagccttgccgtgcccctacaccatccataatccattctacatcacaaaaaccccccagaaatcatcctcccccaatctgccgcaaggagaagagaaggagacagttcatgaaaattgtttggctcttcaatctgagttgttgaacaattttag gtacaagtgtatgactcgaagttccaaatctgtccaagcaaacattttggagttcgacgacgattttgagcgaactttgagaagaacaaGAAGGCAACAAGCATCCAATCCACCTAGCCCGGAACCTCATTGCGAAGAAAACgaatttgaagaggaagaagagcccaCGGCTAGAGTTGTAGAGGAGAACCAAGAGatggcagcggacaaccgaACCATTAAGGAGCTTtctgcctcgggtttggataatgcagcccctctttgcatccaataccccgcggcAGCCCAAGggaaaaccgaagagttcgaattgaagtcgaGCTTGTTACATCATGTTCcaaagtaccatgggctgtccatggaagacccaaacaaacacttgaaggagtttgaagttgtttgttcaagcatgacgCCGGTAAATGTTGATGGCaacattttgaagatgaaagcttttccattctctctaatggataaagctaaagattggttatatgaattggCCCCGGGGACGGTTACCTcgtgggagagcatgaaacgagcgTTTTTGGAAAAATTCTTTCCAAcctcaagagtcattcttttgaggaaacgcattagtggcatccaacaaagccaaggtgagtcatttccaacatattatgaacgttttaaaactcttgttgcttcttgtccacagcatcaaatgaaggaggagttgctccttcaatacttctacgaaggactccttcccatggaacgccaaatgctagatgcctcggcgggtggtgCATTGGTGGACATGACTCCGGTGGCTGCCAAGACTCTCATTGCGAACCGAGCACACAacgcacaacaatatgaaggtgttgggcagaGAGATACCCCACGGTCACATCATgtaaatgaggtaagttctatttctgagttacaatcccaaatggctaaccttacttctatgttatcgcagtttgttgaaggccccaaaacgcaaggaactacaatctgtggtgtatgctccattcgAGGACACCAATcggatcaatgccctcaattaattgaaaatggagggtgggaatctgcccatgccgtgggttatgggaatcaaaaccaaccaaggggtgatcctttctctaatacatacaatcaaggatggcgtgaccacccaaatttcagatggagagatgcacaacaacctgcccaacaaggtggattccgacaacctccgggtttctttccaaggccaatggcaccacaaccacctcctcaagCACAATCATCACAAAACAACTCAGGTActtctatgaatgatgataaaacttATCAATTACTGACCACAATGGCGCAGGGATTGCAGACCCAAGCAAAGGAAGTTAATGAGCtcaagaagcaaatgggccaaatggcagAATTTTTGGGGCAAATTCGTGagaatggtaagttaccaagcactacggtaGTCAATCCTAAGGGTGggttcgaatctgcaaaagctatcaccctaagaagtggaaaagaagtaggaagcaaagcacatgaatctgcccaaaacaaggaggaagagcCATCacaccccacggcaagggtggcACCACCTATGCCGCAGCCACCTAAGCCctcccatccgtccacctcag AAAAGATAGGGACGGACCATTCAGCCCCTAACACAAAGGTTGCATCAAGagccatgcaagacgagggaattaaAGTAGAGCATAAGGACCCCACGGCCACTGCCCTTAAGATACCCAATGTGGCCGAGAACACCATGAGGAAAAAAGTTCatgttgctgccacttcatcacaacacCAAGGTAAGGCACCTagtccaaatccaattcccattaaagttgatagttggttcccttctttggtgcag gttgtggaggagatcccactccatgccgtgggctccaatggggcatga
- the LOC139195002 gene encoding uncharacterized protein — MAVDNRTIKELSASGLANAAPLCIQYPRAAPEKTDEFELKSSLLHHIPKFHGLSMEDPNKHLKEFEVVCSSMTPVNVDGNILKMKAFPFSLLEKAKDWLYELAPGTVTSWESMQRAFLEKFFLTSRVILLRKKISGIQQNPGQWHHNHLLKHNHLKPTQGMQNQAKEVNELKKQMGQMAEFLGQFRENGKLPSTTVVNPKGGFESAKAITLRSGKEVRNKEDEKIQLEEKEQTYPTARVVPPMPQPPKPSHPSTSGNVVPNVVNSNTNLPNVPFPRRFAQSKKEESEKDILDTFRKVQVNIPLLDAIKQVPRYAKFLKELCTTRKRISNKEVVKVSENVSAVLQRKLPPKCKDPGSFTIPCIIGNTRFEQCMLDLGASINVMPYSIYASMNLGELKQDGVIIQLADRSNAYPKGVLEDVLVQVNHLIFPADFYVLEMEDSSHAPSLPILLGRPFMKTARTKIDVFTGTLTMEFDGDIINFNLSETIKYPIEDHSCFAIDIVDSLAQVHLNQMNEDALEVALVHGIGARMGCGGSQATHGMQFDHVAVPPCGEVIEMVAALESLPSHFGKSPLPILDSVLANKLLPSIVQPPTLELKPLPSHLKYVFLGEDQTLPVIISSSLTAQEEDKLIRVLKEHKPAIGWTLADIKGISPTTCMHRILLEERAKPSREAQRRLNPPMLEVVKKEVIKLLDCGVIYPISDSRWVSPVQVVPKKSGVTVVKNEEQELVPTRVVTGWRVCIDYRKLNAMTRKDHFPLPFLDQMLERLAGYQFYCFLDGYSGYNQIVIAPEDQEKTTFTCPFGTFAYRRMPFGLCNAPATFQRCMVSIFSDYVEKIIEIFMDDFSVFGNSFDHCLNNLTLILKRCVETNLVLNWEKCHFMVKQGIVLGHIISEKGIEVDKSKVDLVRHLPSPTSVREVRSFLGHAGFYRRFIKDFSKIAQPLCRLLQKEVVFEFDDACSTAFKHLKEALTSAPIITPPDWSLPFELMCDASDYAIGAVLGQRKNKQPHVIYYASRTLNDAQLNYSTTEKELLAVVFALDK, encoded by the exons ATGGCAGTCGACAATCGAACCATTAAGGAGCTTTCTGCCTCGGGTTTGGCCAATGCAGCCCCTCTTtgcatccaataccctaggGCAGCCCCTGAGAAGACCGATGAATTTGAgttgaagtcgagtttgttacATCATATACCCAAGTTCCATGGGTTATCAATGGAGGACCCCAATAAGCATTTAAAGGAGTTCGAAGTAGTATGCTCGAGTATGACACCGGTGAACGTGGACGGcaacatattgaagatgaaggctttccccttttctttgttggagaaggccaaggattggttgtatgagttggctcccggcactgtcacatcatgggagagcatGCAGCGAGCTTTCTTAGAGAAGTTCTTCCTGACATCACGAGTCATTCTTCTTCGAAAGAAGAttagtggaattcagcaaaacccag gccaatggcaccacaaccacctcctcaagCACAATCATCTCAAACCAACtcag ggaatgcagaaccaagcaaaggaggttaatgagctaaagaagcaaatgggccaaatggccgagTTTTTGGGAcaattccgtgaaaatggtaagttgccaagcactacggtggtcaatccaaagggtggttTCGAATCTGCGAAGGCTATCACActacgaagtggaaaagaggtgagaaacaaggaagatgagaagatacaactcgaAGAAAAGGAGCAAAcctaccccacggcaagggtggtaCCACCTATGCCGCAGCCACCTAAGCCctcccatccgtccacctcaggtaatgttgttccaaatgttgtgaattcaaacactaatctgcccaatgttcctttccctcgcagatttgcacaatcaaagaaggaagagagcGAAAAAGACATTTTGGATACCTTTCGAAAAGTCCAAGTGAACATTCCTTTACTTGATGCTATTAAGCAAGTGCCCAGGTACGCAAAGTTTTTGAAAGAGTTatgcacaactaggaaaagaatttcaaacaaagaagttGTGAAAGTAAGCGAAAATGTATCCGCGGTTTTGCAACGAAAGTTACCTCCAAAGTGTAAGGATCCGGGGAGCTTTACTATCCCATGTATAATTGGAAACACTAGATTcgaacaatgcatgttagatctaggtgcctctattaatgttatgccatattccatttatgcatctatgaatcttggTGAGTTAAAACAAGATGGCGTTATaattcaattggccgatcgttctaacgcttatcccaagggagtccttgaggatgttttagtgcaggtcaatcaccTTATCTtccctgcagatttctatgtctTGGAAATGGAGGATTCGAGCCATGCGCCATCATTGCCAATCTTGCTAGGCCgtccattcatgaaaacagcaaggacaaagatagatgtgtttacAGGAACTTTGACCATGGAGTTTGATGGGGACATTATTAActttaatctttctgaaaccATTAAATATCCAATTGAGGACCATTCTTGTTTTGCTATTGATATTGTTGATTCTTTGGCGCAGGTGCATTTGAATCAAATGAATGAAGATGCACTTGAGGTAGCCCTAGTGCACGGCATAGGAGCAAGAATGGGGTGTGGGGGAAGCCAagcaacccacggcatgcaattTGACCATGTTGCTGTGCCCCCTTGTGGTGAAGTGAttgagatggttgctgccctcGAGTCATTGCCCTCACACTTTGGTAAGTCTCCACTCCCAATTTTAGATTCGGTTTTGGCTAACAAGTTACTTCCATCcattgtgcagccacctacactcgagttgaagccattacctagtcacttgaagtatgttttcttgggagaagatCAAACACTACCAGTCATCATATCTAGCTCACTCAcggcccaagaagaagacaagttgataagggtgttaaaggagcacaaacctgccattggatggaccttggcggatatcaaaggcattagtcccaccacgtgcatgcatcgcatccttTTGGAGGAGAGAGCCAAGCCATCTCGTGAAGCTCAACGTCGCCTTAATCCACCTATGTTGGAAGTGGTGAAAAAGGAAGTTATAAAATTGCTTGATTGTGGTGTTATATATCCTatttctgatagtcgttgggtgtcaccTGTGCAGGTTGTTCCGAAAAAGTCCGGAGtcacggtggtgaagaatgaagaacaagaGCTTGTACCCACTCGTGTTGTGACCGGTTGgcgtgtttgtattgattacaggaaattaaatgccatgacaaggaaggatcactttccTTTGCCATTCTTGgaccaaatgttagaaaggttagccggttatCAATtctattgctttcttgatggatattctggatataaccaaattgtgataGCTCCGGAGGATCAGGAAAAGACaaccttcacgtgcccatttggcacatttgcatataggcgcatgccatttggtttgtgcaatgcccctGCGACATTTCAACGTTGCATGGTAagtatattttctgattatgtggagaagattattgagatattcatggatgattttagcgtgtttggtaattcatttgATCATTGCTTGAATAATCTGACCTTAattttgaaacgttgtgttgaaacgaatcttgtgcttaattgggaaaaatgtcacttcatggttaagcaaggtattgttctaggacatattatttctgaaaaaggtattgaagtggataaatctaaggtagaccttgttcgtcacttaccctctccaacttcggttagagaggttcgttcgtttcttggtcacgcaggtttttataggcgtttcataaaggatttctccaagattgCACAGCCACTATGCCGATTGCTCCAAAAAGAGGTGGTGTTCGAGTTTGATGATGCATGTTCCACGGCCTTCAAGCACTTGAAGGAAGCTCTCACTTCGGCTCCCATTATCACAcctccagattggagccttccattcgagttgatgtgtgatgcttcggattatgccattggtgctgttttggggcagcgaaagaacaaacaacctcatgttatttattatgcatcTAGGAcattaaatgatgctcaattaaattactcaaccactgaaaaagaattacttgctgtggtatttgcattagataag